The following are encoded together in the Strongyloides ratti genome assembly S_ratti_ED321, chromosome : 2 genome:
- a CDS encoding Discs large homolog 1-like protein, whose amino-acid sequence MVFNYKKVVHLSEVYKVLNELEKFQSINKNVELNFAIEKLTKKFRKNLIKALIDINDLYNGTLMNNEKTYHQKVDEANFVTLNLFKENIEEEKIEHIVFEKGQTGLGLSITGGLDQPIAPNDSHIYVTNITPDGAVANDGRMEVFDIILKVNNIDITSVPHSVAVKALKDSGNIVKLDVKKNNNFNNKKNQIMNISESLINGSKKEERIKKVVFHKSSEGLGFSITGGIGNEHIPGDNGIYITRIIEGGAASLDGRIKVGDKIISVDGVSLQNVSHDFAVKTLKSTGNKVTLRYCSNNSLVTQSYNSCSTENNQPRSLTLIKNNQGLGFNIVGGEDGEPIFISHVLPGGVADQSGGHIQKGDVLLEVNGISLEHSSHSEAAQTLKNSLNPVNLTLQYRPNEYEAFEKKLEQLRNDMILVGNNSKYLEEIVSEGEVFVKALFDNDFSSPQNRMLPFQYGDILHLISVNENDDWWSAEKVNFSGESISEKGLIPSKKKVEKKEKQRRRKEFNNNKKMNYNLEVKKKFSKDSYWKEVRRHREDYTGTDFTTTEDDSDSDRYSLTQNETIFTYQTVKLHHITYKRPVVILGILKDRIIDELVTKYSDNFALSIPHTSRLPRENEVDGKDYYFVSKEQMERDVKSNNIFIEAGQFQNNLYGTSIASIIDVANTGKHCILDVSGNAIKRLETQANIHPIAIFVRPKNFYQLIEWDVSLLEEDAKEIYKRILKIEKTFKDHFTTIITGPSFDNILEKIKEVIYYNSQSYAWIPTKNIKF is encoded by the exons atggtttttaattataaaaaagtagTACATCTTTCAGAAGtgtataaagttttaaatgaacttgaaaaatttcaatctattaacaaaaatgttGAACTTAATTTTgctattgaaaaattaacgAAAAAATTTAGGAAAAATCTTATAAAAGCATTAATAG atataaatgatttatataaTGGTACTTTAATGAATAATGAAAAAACATATCATCAAAAGGTTGATGAAGCAAATTTTGTTACATTAAAtctatttaaagaaaatatagaagaagaaaaaatagaACACATTGTTTTTGAGAAAGGTCAAACGGGTTTAGGTTTATCAATCACTGGAGGACTTGATCAACCAATTGCTCCAAATGATTCACATATTTATGTTACAAATATTACACCTGATGGAGCTGTGGCAAATGATGGAAGAATGGAGgtatttgatataatattaaaagtaaataatattgatataacTTCTGTACCTCATAGTGTTGCTGTAAAAGCTTTAAAGGATTCAggaaatattgtaaaattagatgtaaagaaaaataataattttaataataaaaaaaatcaaatcaTGAATATATCTGAATCATTAATAAATGGTagtaaaaaagaagaaagaataaaaaaagttgtatTTCATAAATCTTCTGAAGGTTTAGGTTTTTCAATTACTGGAGGAATAGGAAATGAACATATTCCTGGAGATAAtggtatatatattacaagAATTATAGAAGGTGGAGCAGCTTCTCTTGATGGAAGAATAAAAGTAggtgataaaattatttctgtTGATGGTGTATCATTACAAAATGTTTCACATGATTTTGCTGTCAAAACATTAAAATCAACAGGAAATAAAGTTACCTTACGATATTGCAGTAATAATTCTCTTGTTACACAAAGTTATAACAGTTGTTCAACAGAAAATAATCAACCAAGATCTTTaacattgataaaaaataatcaaggACTTGGTTTTAATATTGTTGGTGGAGAAGATGGTGAACCTATATTTATATCTCATGTATTACCAGGAGGAGTTGCTGATCAATCTGGAGGACATATCCAAAAAGGTGATGTTCTTTTAGAGGTTAATGGAATATCTTTAGAACATTCTTCTCATTCAGAAGCAGCacaaacattaaaaaattctttaaatcCAGTTAATTTAACTCTTCAATATAGACCAAATGAATATGAAgcatttgaaaaaaaattagaacaACTTCGAAATGATATGATTTTAGTTGgaaataatagtaaatatttagaaGAAATAGTATCAGAAGGTGAAGTGTTTGTAAAAGCTTTGTTTGATAATGACTTTTCTTCCCCTCAAAATAGAATGCTTCCTTTTCAGTATGGTgatattttacatttaattaGTGTCAATGAAAATGATGATTGGTGGTCTGctgaaaaagttaatttttctGGTGAAAGTATATCTGAAAAAGGTTTAATtccatcaaaaaaaaaagttgaaaaaaaagaaaaacaaagaagaagaaaagaatttaataataataaaaaaatgaattataatttagaagtaaaaaaaaagttttctaaGGATTCATATTGGAAAGAGGTTAGACGTCATAGAGAAGATTATACAGGTACAGATTTTACAACAACAGAAGATGATAGTGATAGTGATAGATATTCTCTAACACAAAATGAAACCATTTTTACTTATCAAACAGTTAAATTGCACCATATAACATATAAACGACCAGTTGTCATTCTTGGAATATTAAAAGATCGTATAATTGATGAATTAGTAACAAAATATTCAGATAATTTTGCACTTTCAATTCCTCATACATCACGCCTCCCACGAGAAAATGAAGTAGATGGAAAAGACTATTATTTTGTTAGTAAAGAACAAATGGAACGTGATGTTAAgagtaataatatttttattgaagctggacaatttcaaaataatctTTATGGTACTAGTATAGCATCAATAATAGATGTTGCAAATACTGGTAAACATTGTATTTTAGATGTCAGTGGAAATGCAATTAAAAGACTTGAAACACAAGCAAATATACATCCAATTGCTATATTTGTTAGACCAAAAAATTTCTATCAATTAATAGAATGGGATG
- a CDS encoding Tafazzin, which produces MKLKDIQPPNISQFKYPWPFPLKESFFFKLKTRLVTTAVFSLSKLLFIRDINKLQVFGKEKFLKCLEDKSKPLITMSNHRCNIDDPLMWSFLTFPEYFRNAARFRFILAASNICFTNPLYTKFFSAGRCVPCVRGEGVFQKGVDFSIDKLNEKEWIHIFPEGKVETRPIRIKWGIGRMVDECKEPPTIIPIWINGMDKVWPSTKPFYPRFGKTVKVIIGDPIDSSIYINKIPSDLKKIERRKILTDMLQEKLLSAGNASLGIEPKF; this is translated from the exons atgaaattgaaaGATATTCAACCACCAAATATATCTCAATTTAAATATCCTTGGCCTTTTCCCCTAAAggaatcttttttttttaaattaaaaactagATTAGTAACAACAGCAGTTTTCTCCTTAtccaaattattatttatcagAG ataTTAATAAGCTTCAAGTTTTTGGAAAggagaaatttttaaaatgtttagaaGATAAAAGTAAACCATTGATAACTATGTCTAATCATAGATGTAATATTGATGATCCATTAATGTGGT cttttttaacatttcctgaatattttagaaatgcTGCTAGATTTCGGTTTATATTAGCTGCTtcaaatatttgttttacaAATCCATTATATACAAA ATTTTTTTCAGCGGGTAGATGCGTTCCATGTGTTCGTGGTGAAGGTGTATTCCAAAAAGGAGTTGATTTTtctattgataaattaaatgaaaaagagTGGATTCATATTTTTCCAGAAGGAAAGGTAGAAACAAGACCTATACGAATAAAATGGGGTATTGGGAGGATGGTAGATGAATGTAAAGAACCACCAACAATTATTCCTATTTGGATAAATGGTATGGATAAGGTATGGCCAAGTACCAAACCATTTTATCCACGTTTTGGAAAAACAGTTAAAGTAATAATTGGTGATCCAATAGATTcatcaatatatattaataaaattccatctgatttaaaaaaaattgaaagaagaaaaatattaactgaTATGTTACAGGAGAAATTACTTTCAGCAGGAAATGCTTCATTAGGAATAGAACCAAAATTTTAA
- a CDS encoding ERI1 exoribonuclease 3, giving the protein MVNSSKFFHIKSCKKECVQYFNYFLVIDFEATCEINSGPDYYHEIIEFPCLLVDGKTKQILSTFHSYVRPKKNPNITAFCTELTGISQNVIDEAPPLDKVWDMFLGWLEEHGVDYDKVSTEFVIITDGDADIGRFLIPNLHDSNCYIPKSFYYYVDLRCSMLKILPKVSYLQIHKMTLKAILMKFSLEFEGKEHSGMDDARNILALLKICIENNVDILPNSFVEIKKEYDEKTMEEYKYYQCALLKKEMCFTIFGLTR; this is encoded by the exons atGGTCAATTCTAGCAAGTTTTTTCACATTAAAAg ttgCAAAAAGGAATGTGTAcagtattttaattattttttggtaATTGATTTTGAGGCAACTTGTGAAATTAATTCTGGACCAGATTATTATCATGAAATTATAGAATTTCCATGTCTTCTTGTTGATGGTAAAACTAAACAAATACTATCTACTTTTCATTCATATGTTAgaccaaaaaaaaatcctAATATAACGGCATTTTGTACGGAGTTGACTGGAATTTCACAAAATGTTATTGATGAAGCACCACCATTAGATAAAGTTTGGGATATGTTTTTAGGTTGGTTGGAGGAACATGGTGTGGATTACGATAAAGTATCAACAgaatttgtaataataacaGATGGTGATGCTGATATAGGAAGATTTTTAATACCAAATCTTCATGATTCTAATTGTTATATTCCTAAATCTTTTTACTATTATGTTGATTTAAGATGTTCAATGCTTAAAATACTTCCAAAAGTTTCATACCTTCAAATACATAAAATGACTTTGAAGGcaatattaatgaaattttcTTTAGAATTTGAAGGAAAAGAACATTCAGGTATGGATGATGCTAGAAATATATTAGccttattaaaaatttgtattgaaaataatgtgGATATACTGCCAAATTCATttgttgaaataaaaaaagaatatgatgaaaaaacaatggaagaatataaatattatcaatgtgccttgttaaaaaaagaaatgtgTTTCACAATTTTTGGTTTAACTcgttaa